gttTCTTCACGTGACGCCTGTTCTTGCAGTCTTTGAGCAAATGCTCTGCACAGTGCTATGTGCCTGACGTGCAGAACGTCCGTTCTCTCTGCTCTGGCACAAGGATGTGCTTTCGCTCACGTACGCAGTTTATTGGCCTGAACTTGTACATGAGCTCAGCGCGTGGGGAGGTGCGTCACATCGAGCGACCAATAGCGTGCGGCAGCGATGTCACCAAACTAGGAAAACTCGTATTACGTAAACCTTTCATAGCCCCACCCCCTTCATAAACTGCATCTTTTGCACTTCATAATGGAGGCTTGTTTATGGCACATTTCAAGACAAAATGCATGCTATTAGTTTAAGCCTATTATTAACTGATGCTTTGTCAGTCCTACTAAGTAAACGCATATGTCACATCAGACAGACACAAAATACAAAGTGCATGAAGTACAAATTTGCACAGAGACAAATATTGCACTATACAAACAGATATGATACTTAAATGTGTGCAATTTGAATGCACAGCTTGTGtcgtgtgatataaatatatataaaaagaaatatataaaatgtgcTGGAATGCATATTTCAAATCACTAGAATTACTGGGTTTGCACAGTGAGCAAGCGTGCAATTATATGTACATTGTTGCTTTGCATTAATTTTCGCATGCATATTCCAACAGGAGGATTGCAAATCCGTAGACATTTAATAAAAGTGGTGTAGCATTACAATGTCCTTTGTGTGGCCATTGTGTTTCTTGACCCTTCCTCAACTTATGCGTAAACAAGTTGGAATTGTAGGGCGTGTGTCTTGGAAAGCGCTGCTTGGCCAATGAGCGTCGACATCCCTGCCACATGGTCAGGTTGTTTACTACAAGAGCCAAAACCCGCTAGAAGGTGTTAGACGAAACACCCGGCACTGGATCTCGATAACATAAGCACAAAGCGGCTTAACACGAAACTGAACAGGGACTCGACACACTTGTTGCGTGTGCAAATAACACTTTAGATTAGGATAGGTtagactgtttttattgttttaacagtGTTGGTGCTTTGTCAAACAAGCACTGGTCTGTCGTACAGGAAAATCCAGGCCGGGATTTTGAATACCTGAACACAAGCCATTCTGGGCTCTGAAAAGGGACATTTTCAAGTTACAGCCGGTCAGAGCAAGCCTTGTGGAAAGGGGGTGTGTTGAAATTTGGCAAAGGTACGTGCGCAGCGTTCATTGAAAGTTTTTCTATCgatttaaatgcatttgtgttTTATCACTGCACTTTATGCTTTTCAGGCAAGACTGCACCATTTGATAACATTCAGGTTTGTAGTAATGTAAGCCAGCCTTTAATGTTATATAGTTCTTGCGCTGTTGGTGTGATGGCTGCGCTTCGATTGAGAAATGAAACGCcttcaaaaagaaagaaaaatattatttaatctcTAGAGGATTTTACGTCTTAATAATTGTAAACTTTTGCATTTAACAGTTTcgtaatagaataaaaaaaataagttggGCTTAAAATGCAAGGAATAATAGCGTTATAGTTTTGTTGCGTTGTGCTTTACGATTAACTGCTTCAGGTACATTCGGACGAGTTTTGCAAATACAGCATTTAAAGTTTTGCATGAGTACTAGCTGGATGATCTCCTTGCTTCTGCGCGCTCTGTTCGTGCAGAACATGTGGGaagtaaggggccgttcacatcgaAAACGCATTTTTTGCGTCCGTCCGCGCTGTTTTTCAATCGTACAACGCGctatcaagttaaaaagaaattcaaatgtgtgtatatatatatatatatataatattattattattattattatttttttaattaattaattaattttatttttaatgcaaaatataatttgtatatgtTTTATAATCTTTTCTTAGTGTAAATTATAACGTGTTCTGTTTGAACGCCCTCAAATTCATGCGTTGTTCTGAATTTAGCTACTGAATTTCTGGAACATACGCGGAGCGAGCAAAAAAGTGACGTCATGGACATCCTATTTATATTATCATCCAGACAAACTTGGACCGTGATTTAAATGAATCTATCAAATAAAACGGATTTTGTTGTAGTTTTGAGTCGTTTGGTGTAAAAACTGTTTGCTTAAAACTTGTAAATGTTAACAGTGCGTCAACTTCCAGTTAAATTCTTGAAAACATGGTGTATTCGTGCAATATTGGCATACCAAGAGAAAATCAGTAAGTCAGTGTAAAATGATATAGTAATGTCTAGTGGTTAATGAATGAAGTGCACAGTATTTTGttatttgtctgtttttattttgtttatgcaaATGAATGAATGTGGTTAGGAAAATAAAGCTTAAGGTTTCCACATTAGTAAATGTcttagaaatgtacttttttttgaTTGATTTATCAACCATTTATTGTACATCAACATGTAATAAAATCTACTCGCATTAGCTCAAATTGGATGCATGTGGCTACAAAGGCAACTTTTCAAAAAAGTTGTTGCTCTGAATCACCTTTTACTGGAAGAGAAGAAACGTATTGCTTGTCTGTAAGTTGTGATAATGGTTGTGTGGCTATTACCAATTCCTCTGTGCCCCAAACTCTTTCATGTGTCCCTGGGTGAACATTCTGAGGTTACAGGGCCCGTCATGATCATAACGGTACCTAGTATTTACAGTTTTAATGTCTTGCATCAGTCTGCAGTAGAGTTTGCATTCGTCATTCTATGATGGCATTGACTCATAGTCATTCTGCACGATTGCACGTATACTTCGAATTTTGAATCAGTTGTCCTGTGATGGCTAAATAGTTGTTGGATGTTCACGTACTGTAAATGGTTGGGTGGTGACTGGTTTATTTAActgatttcatgtgttttgcTGATCAGATTCAACAGGTAACAACAGCAGATGACTAGGTTGCATCAGCCAGTCTTTGACACATGACTTCAAGACTAGTGTTAGTGTTAGTGTTTGCAAATGCACAGGTCTTTAAATTTAGATTAATTAGATATGATTAGATGTAACTGTCTTGTTCATATCTTGATAGTTTTTAAATGACAAGCTAGTTATAAATTGGAAATTTTGGATATGTCAAAACAGTTTTGTTTCATGAATACTGCATTTTGTTTGATTACATCTAGTTATCCACcaaaatgggtttttcaatggccgaaaTCGATATCTAGAAGGCAGGGTGGCTGAGTACCACTAAATTACCACTGCAACAACTAACAGCAACAGCAACAAAGAGATCTAACAGCAACAGCAACAAAAGAGATCTACACAAAActgctaaaaaaacaacaacttaaatatGGTCCAATTAAATGGTCTGATCGATGTATCGTTCTATTATTTGCAACTGTATAAATGGTCTATAGCAACCACTGTCATCTTTCTTACAGCCTAGCTTCAAAACATCAGGCattctttcaggcaatgaaatgTGCTGAGTGGCCAAAAGTGCAttcatcatttgtttttttttctccctagcTTCCTGTTCATCCTTTGAATAGTGCTGCTGAATCTCCATCAGAAGTTCTTCAAAGCAGTAGAGAACATACAAGGTGCTAGTAACAGAAAATGGTATCAAAGACCAGACTTGGGAAGCGGTCCCCATTGGGCACCCTAGTGTGTGGTTCCTCAGTGGAGGGCCTGACAGAAATGGGATCCCATGGATCCCAGGACTGTGGGCTTCACAGAACCAAGCTTTACCCAGGACAGAAGGTGATAATTATTGAATACATCCAATGTAGAATACAAAATTCTCATTTTGGTCAGTCCTGCAGTCATTTTGTTTTGACATTCACATTTTCACATTAAGGCACAGCACAGTTCATATTGTCAACAATGGTGCAAGCAGCACCTTCATGGTGTTTTTGCTGATATGATTCAGGTGTATGTGCACTGTGGAGGCCAGGAATGCAGAGGTGTGGTGGAACAACATAACCACGTGGACAATGAGGTGTCCATCTTTCTGCCCCAACTCAACCAACATGTTCACCGCAAGCTGGAAGACGTATGGACAAGCCCCACCTCCAGTTCTACCTCTTCAGTCTCCTTATCCATTGATGTGCCAAAAAGGCAAGACTTGTCAGATGTGTCATCTGCATCCATATAATGGTGAATTTTGACCTTTTTAATTGAGCAAAACTCTCTTGCAACTGTTCCTCATCATTACAGGAGTCCAGAGTCAGTGGACATGGATGAGATGATGGCTGCAATGGTGCTTACCAGTTTGTCCTGCAGTCCAGTGATCCAAAACTCTGCTCAGTGGAGTGTGGCAACAGGTTAGAggaatattatgtttacatttagaattttaGTAAACACTTTTTAACTGAAGCAACAGTACACTGCACAAACCACATGACTTGCACGTACCAGCTGAGATTACACCACGCTTACTAAGCAAAGCATTAGTCACCAGGAAGAAGCTCCTAACAACTGCACGTACAATAAGCCCTAGTCAAAAAATCTTAAAGGATTGCATGTTCAGGTTTGCTGTTGGAATTTCCATCCTAAGTTTTTAACCAATCTTAAAAGATCCTAAAGAACCCTTTAAGAATAGAAGAAGATCCTACTGGATTaactgaaattctgaaaacataaACTGAAAGACAGGAATTTCATTTTATCTTGAGTGATCAAATTTGATTCTCATAGAAGCCGTATTTGATTCCTCTAGGATTGGTCTCAAATTATGTGGAAATTCCAATAGTAATTCTTTTGATTTTTTTCAACTAGGGTCTCAAAGTTTATTTTCTcactaaggccacgtccacactactTGTTTTTGTTtagaaacacatttattttgctaTGATTACACCTCTCATTCACACTGGAACGGCATTTGCTCCACCGAAAACAGAGACTTTCGAAACCGGTCTCCATAACTGTATACACCTGTTACGTGCAGtgactggaaaacaatgatgttaggaAATGGAGGTTTCAAACTTAATTGGACTAATACACTTCGCTTGAAAGCGTTTTCTGTTTCCCAACAAAGTATGAGGTAGTAGAGAGCTTTATCGAATGTCTTTGTTTTCGCTCGAGTAAAATAACATTGCAGTATGAAAACCCCTTTTGGAATGGAGAATggtgggtttgggttagggtcaGAGGGTGTTGGCAATAGACTTTTTGGAGGAGGAAAAAGCctttcagtgtggatgagtggCAATATCGATGCATTTTCAATCAAACATTTAGTATTGTGGATCATGTAAGCTAACACCTAGCCAGAACATTTGGGACACCCACCTACTGGTTGAACACTAAGGTAATTTACTTTGTAGATCAAACACTTCTAATAGAATTGATCTCTATTATTCTGTTTGTTATAGCTTTGTGTGGAATGGAGAATGGTGGTGGTGAACAGTCCGATGCAGGATACTGGAGTTGTGACCATGGAAACGGAAGTCCTGCCCCATCCCCACCCATCGCAGAGGTGGACAAGAGCGCCCCTCTCGCTGACGAAGGCCTGGACATGGAGCTGGACCAAATGTTGTTTAATGAGCCAATGCCAAGTAAACGCAAGGTAAGTCATGAACCATAACAATGTGTACATATCTAGTGTTAAATAGCGTGTTTGTATGGTTTTATGGACAATTAGGAATAATTTCTTTTTATTCCATAAATATGACTTGGGAGAATGTTCTTATTCATCTTCTTTGTCCTGTTCGCCCTCTCTAGAACTCCTTAAAAGTAGCATATCGGTGCTTGTGGCCAAACTGTGGGAAAATACTGACAACAATAGTGGGCATCAAACGTCACATCCGAAATTCTCACCTTGGGTAAGTTTCTAAAGCTCCCTAAGTTTTACAGAATTATTTG
The Xyrauchen texanus isolate HMW12.3.18 chromosome 22, RBS_HiC_50CHRs, whole genome shotgun sequence DNA segment above includes these coding regions:
- the znf395a gene encoding zinc finger protein 395a, which encodes MVSKTRLGKRSPLGTLVCGSSVEGLTEMGSHGSQDCGLHRTKLYPGQKVYVHCGGQECRGVVEQHNHVDNEVSIFLPQLNQHVHRKLEDVWTSPTSSSTSSVSLSIDVPKRSPESVDMDEMMAAMVLTSLSCSPVIQNSAQWSVATALCGMENGGGEQSDAGYWSCDHGNGSPAPSPPIAEVDKSAPLADEGLDMELDQMLFNEPMPSKRKNSLKVAYRCLWPNCGKILTTIVGIKRHIRNSHLGQSDEHSQREEDFYYTEVYQDMEQTAPSGGHRPSCASPSSPSRHMPPSPSTLEMLQLSQSAPSIFWQVHSEHSYQATPPVQVVTQCKPVTVPVSCHWTPSLTVHQNKQGSPFRRRSVSVGEQWLQNNSTTFRPHPASVSPPRNHCTSRRIRGEAKKCRKVYGIEHRDQWCTACRWKKACQRFLD